The window GCCACGGCATCGAGATCGCCCGGATCACTCCGGTCGAGGGGCTCGCCAATCGTGGCATCACGCCGATGAGTGTCCCTTATGAGCTCCGCTGACGAGCTGGCCGGGCTACCGGTTTCCTATCCTCGCCATAGTCTGCTGGACGACGCCTATGGCCTGTTCATCGGCATTGCCTTTGCCGCCACCGGCATCGCGATCCTGGGCAAGAGCGGGCTGATTACGGGCGGTATCGCGGGCATGGCGCTGTTGGGCTCGTTCATCAGTTCCTACACGCCGTCGGTGCTGGTTCCGGCGATCAATGTTCCTTTCCTGCTGTTCGCGCTGTTCACCATGGGGCGGGCGTTCACGCTCAAGAGCGTACTGGTCAGCTTCGCCCTGGGCCTGGGTGTCAGCCTGGTCAGCCCATTGCTGAGTGCGTCGGGTATCAATCCGGATATCGGTTGCATCCTGGGCGGGACGTTTCTCGGGATGGGTATCCTCTGCCTGGCCCGGCACAACGCCTCGATGGGTGGCACCGGGTCGGTGGTGCTGTGGATTCAGCGGCGGTTTTCGATCAATGCCGGTATCGCGCAACTGGCCTGCGATGCGGCGTTGTTCATCGTGGCGAGCCTGTACCTGCCTCTTGAGAAGATGGTCTGGTCGCTGCTGGGCACCGTGGCGATGAACGCGATCCTGATCATCTGGCACAAACCCGGACGTTACCGGGGTTGAGTTGAGGGGAGGCCCGGGACGGGCCTCTTGGTGGTGAATGCAAAGTGCTGGCGGGTAGCAGCGGTTACGGCAATCGGTTCCGCGCGGCTTCGTCGATCAGGATTTCAGTTTTCCCGCCATTGGGCGTGACAATCGTCATCGCCGTCGAGTAACGGTACGCGCCAGTATCGAGCTTCAACTCTTCGCCATTGCTCATGTACTTGCCAGTCTGGATGGCGATCACGGACTGCAGCCAGTCAGAGATGTAATAGTTGTTGTTCGAAGTGGAGGTCGATGGGGAGTTGTTGAATGTGAATACATCACTTTTTATGCAACTGTACTTGTACAGTTTTCCAGGAAGTCCGGTTATATACCGGCTGGCATCAAACTGTCCTTGGAACTTACAGTCCAGGACATTCTTGCTATAAGCTGTGCCATTGACCAGGATGGTTTTTTCCACGTAATAGGTAAAGTCGGACGACGGCATTTTGCCCTTCGTCTTCAGGTTCAGTTTCGTGATCTTGATGCTGGGGTCGCTGCTGTAGGTTTCCAGCCCATAAAACATGGGTAAGGTTTTATGGGCATAGGTTGGAATGTCCTGTGAGTCCGTGGGTTTTGGCGGCCAGGACGTTACATAGGTTCTGCCGTTCTGCCACGATGTGACCGTGGTGCTGATGTTCCTGTGCTGGTCATCGCTACCCGCCAGCGGATCGTACTCGTACTGTTCCTTGAGGGCCGGGTTGTCGACAGGCATGTCAGCAGGCCAGGTGCGGAGCTTCTTCATCTCGGCGAAGGCCAGGCCCTGCATGCCCAGGACAGAGAGGGCCATGCCCAGTACAAAAGCGGATTTCTTCAGCGACTGCGGGCACATACGTCACACCGTTCGATGGTAAAGGAAGAGGCGGAGATCGGTTTCAGGCTGGCACTATGTTCGATCGCGCTTCGGCTGTTGGAAAGCACAGTGAAGTAGGGCGTGTTATCAATGAAGTAGCTGACTTTCGAACAGCTCGCCTCGGACGAGCTGACCTTGAAATCAACGCCGGTCTTGAGCTTTTTCACAATCTGGATACTGGCCTTGCATATATCCACTGTCTTTGAGCAATCGCAGTTCGAGGTGCTCGAAGTGGATGTGTCATCTTCAGTCTGTGCGCGACTTTTCCAGTCCTGGGTGTCCTGGGAGGCATTGCTGATCAACTGGTTGGCATTGAGGAGCGCCGCTTGACGCTGTTGCTCCTGTTGCTGCAACCGAACGCGATCCTCCGCCTGGCGCCGATAGGCTTCCTGCAGTGCCTCGTCACGCTGGCGCTGCTGCTCGGTATTCTGCTCGGACTGCTGGTCGAGCAGTTCGCCAATGGCGCCCACCGCATTGATGATCTGCGTGGTTTGCTCGGCGTTGATCTTCGGCGTGGCGCGTTTCGGTGCCGTCGTCGTACCGGTCGAACCGTTGTCGCACCAACCGGTTTTGCCTGAGGCGCTGACCAGGCATTCCGCCTGCGCAGGCAGGCTCAAACAGGCCAGGACACTGGTCGCGATCAACCAGGCTGGCAAACAAATGATTTTCATAGGACACCCATTTTGAATGGGCGGATCATCGCATCAACCACTGTTCCGGTGTAGTGGCTATTTGTCACCATTGGTCGGAAAGAATATCAACGAGTACTCGTCGATAGTTGAAGTTTGGATCTGCTGATTGCAGTCACTGTTGTTTGATGGAGTGTGTTTTTATTTTGGCGCCATTATTTAAACTTCCGGATTTAAATCGCCGCTCGCAACTCTCTCGGTGACAACCCGTAGTGCTTGCGAAACCGCACTGCAAAGCGCGATGCCGAGGCATATCCGCTCGCCGCCGCAATTTCGCCAATCGGCCTTGGCGTGGTCTGTAGCCAATGCAGCGCCATGCCCAACCGGACGTTCTCCAGGATATTGCTGAAACTGTCGTCCTCGTTCGCCAGTTGGCGGCGCAAGGTCGAGGCGCCCAGGTGCAGGCGCTCGGCGACATCCGCCACCGTCCAGTCCCGTGCCGGAGCGCTCATGACGATCTGCTGCACGCGTTCGCACAGTGGATCGCGACGGTCCAGCAGGACCGGGCCCGCCCAGCCGCCCAGTGTCAGGGCCAGCAATACGGCCTCCGCGTAGTGGCTGCGCAGGGCATCCGGTGCGTCGCTATTGATCGCCTGCAGCAGGCTCTCCCAGGCATGGGTGGTGTGTCGATCCAGCGGCACGCAGAGTTCCTGCGGGCCGATCGGGTTCGGCAGGGCATTGATCTGCTGGCCATGGCGGGCGCTGAAAGCGCGCAGCAGCTGCGTCGGAAAACTCACCGTGTCGGCGATGTAATAGCCCTGTACACCGGGGTAGTTGTTGATCGCCACTTCGCGTCCGGCCGGCAGCAGGATCAGGTGCCTGGAGCCCACGCGCATCTGCCGGTCGTCCCAGCTCATCAGCTTCTCACCCTGGCGGATCCGGCACAGGGTGGTGACGAAGATCGGTACCCGTTGCAGCGCATGGGGCTGGCGGGCCTGGATCACGCTGGTGCCGAGGCGGCTTTCGCGATGCTGGGGGCCGGCAGGTGCGTTCATGGTTACGGGCGTCCGTAGGTGGCGGTGAGGGTGGCCTTGCCCAGGGTGTTGGCATTGAGCATGTAGCCCACCATGGCACCGCTGGATTGTTCGTCGACCGGCAGTTTATCCGCCTTCAACGCCCAGACGGTGAATTGGTAGCGATGCGGCTTGTCACCTGGTGGCGGGCAGGCGCCGCCGAAACCGGGTTGGCCATAGTCGGTGCGCCCTTGTATCGCACCGGCAGGCAACTGGCCGCCTGTGCTGCCGGCGCCGGATGGCAGCTCATGGGTGGAGGCGGGGAGATTGACCACAGTCCAGTGCCACCAGCCGCTACCGGTCGGGGCATCTGGATCGTAGGCGGTGATGGCGAAGCTTTTGGTGCCCGCCGGGGCGTTCCGCCAGGACAATTGCGGCGAGGTGTTGCCGCCAGTGCAGCCAAAGCCCTGGAACACTTCGCGACTGCTCAACGGCTTGCCGTCGCTGATGTCGTGGCTGGTGAGGGTGAGGTCGGCTGCCTGGGCGGCAACGCTCAAGCTGAGGGCTGCGAGGAAGAGTGCGGTTTTCATGGGGATCTCGTCTTCTGGGTGATAAGGCGAGTCTATGGGGTGGCGGGGAGGGGGACTGTGCCGGGGTGCTCAGGTGTTGTGCCGAAACGCTCGAGCTGTAGGGAACGGATGAAATGGCGGGTGAGTGTGGATTGGGCCTGCGACTGCTGTGCAGTCGAACGTGGGCAAGCCCACTCGCCACAGGAGAGGAGGGTGGCTCACCCGGTCAGGGTGAGCCAGGTCCGAGTCAGGATTGCTTGCGCTTGAACAGCTTGCCGAAGAAGCCGGCGATGGCCACCAGGCCCAGGATGATGAACTTCTTGAACGCCAGCAGGGCAACGCCGATCTTGGCGAACAGGCCTGCCTTGGCGGCGATGCCGCCGGCGACCAGAGCGGCCAGGCCGTACGGCGCCAGCTTGTCGGTCTTGGAATCGTAGTCGGCGTAGCGGTTGCCGTCGGTGAAGTTGGTGAAGGCGAGGATCTTCGGCGTTTCCTGCTTGATGGTCTGCAGGTCGGCCATCGCCGCCACGGCGTTGAGCTCCAGTACACCTTCGCGGCCCAGCACGCGGATGCTGTAGTTCAGGGTGGTCTGGTCGGCGTCGTCGGCCTTCAGCTCACGCGCCCAGTACATCTTGTGAGTGGCCTGGTCGTAGCTCGGTGGTTCGGCCCAGCCCAGCAGTGTCAGGCCGGCGTAGCCTTCCTTGCGACGCTCCTTGTTGTCTTCCTCGTCATCGGCCTTCATCTGCTTGAGCAGGTCGGCGTAGTCGATCTTGGCTGCGTCATCGTCGGAAATGTGGCCGTCGTTCTTGTAGCTGATGATCACGCCCCAGCCGTTGTCGGCCAGTGGGCTGACGGCGGTCGGGATGATCATGCCGAGCGTCTTGTGCCCCGGGGGGTTGCCCCAGGCCTCGGTCAGCAGGCGCTCGGTGTCGCTCGGCGACAGGTAGTAGAACTCGTTGTTGAGTTGCAGGCTGGCGATGCCGCCGGGCAGGGTGATGTTGCCGTGCTGTTGCTTGAGCGTGGCCAGCCACTGTTCGGCGCTCTGGTGCGGTTGTTCGCTGGCGGTTGGCGCAGGCGCGGGAGTGCTGGCGGCAATGGCGGGCAAAGTGGTTGCGCTGAGCAACACTGCCGCCAACAACTGGCGCAGGTGTTTCATCGTAGTCCCTTACAATTTGAATTAATTTGGCCGCGCAGGATAACCGAAAGAGCTGGTCAATCGCCAGAATCCCATGTTTGGGCGCTACTGCGAGGGCAGCTCCAGACGCTCCTGGAGCAGCTTGGCGAAGGCCTCGCGGGCCGGGTGGCGGGTGGTTTCCCTGTGCCAGATGAAGCTGTTCTGCACCGGTGTCAGTTCCTCGAAACGGTAGGTCGCCAGCCCCGTGGATTGTTCGAAGCGACGCAGGATGCCCTCCGGCACCAGTGACACGCCGGCCCCGGCATTCACGCTGCCGATGATCGTGCCCCAACTGCCGTAGCTGGCGATTGGCGGGTGGCGGTCGTGCTCCTGCACCCAGTTCTTCAGCGCGGCACGATAGGGGCAGCCGTTCGGCCACATGATCAGGGTGCGTCCCAGCAGATCGTGGGCGTTGTGGATTGGCGGGCTGTCGGCGGCACTGATCAGTACCAGGTTCTCGCGGTACAGCGCGGTCGTGGCGATTTTCGGATGATGGATCTCGGCAGCCACCAACGCGCCGTCGAGGCGGCGCTGGCGCACATCCTCCATCAGTTGTGTCCAGGTGCCGGTGATCAGTTCCAGGCTGACTTCGGGGTAGGTCCGGTGATATTCGGCGAGCAGCGCCGGCAGGTGCACGGTTGCGCAGGATTCGATGGCGCCGATGCGCAAGGTGCCGGAAGGGCGGGTGTTGGCGTCAACGGCGCGCCTGGCTTCGTCCACCAGGTCGAGAATCCTCGAGCAGTATTCCAGGAAGATCTGCCCGGCCGGGCTGATGCTCAGGCCGCGCCCGGCACGTACGAACAGTTCGGTGCCCAGCTCGCCCTCCAGTTGCTTGATGCGCGTGGTGATGTTGGAGGGCACGCAGTGCAGCCGTTGGGCGGCGAGGGCGATGCTGCCGGTTTCGGCAACCGCTTTCACCATGCGCATTTGCGCCAGTTCCATGATTCACTCCCGGTGAATTCTCGTCTCAATATTCGTCAATTGTGCTGGACGCCAGGCCGCTCAAGACTGGGTGCACTCCCTAGATCATCTTGGATGTCGTCCTGCCGTGAAAGCCCTGCCTTCGATAAAAGTGTCCCTCGCCACCGCCTCGGTGATTCTCTGTTGGGCCTATTCGCCGACCGGTATCCATATCGGCCTGGAACACTACAGTCCGGGCCACCTGGCCCTGCTGCGTTTCCTGGTCGCCTCGGTGTTCATGGCCGGGGTGGCGCTGGTCAAGGGGATTGCCTTGCCGCGCCTGCGTGACCTGCCTTGGCTGTTCGTGCTGGGCTTCTTCGCGATCTTCCTGCATCACGTCAGCATCAATTATGGCCAGCAGTGGGTCACGCCGGGGGCGGGAAGCGTATTGGCGCAGTCGACGCCGCTGTTCAGTACGCTGATCGCCTACTTCTGGCTCAAGGAAGCGGTGACCGGCTGGCGCTGGCTGGGGGTGTTCGCCGGGTTCGTCGGAGTGCTGCTGGTGATCTGGGGGGATCGCGGGATCGGTACGTTCAATCCCCAGGGTTTTCTGATCGTGCTGGCGGCGCTGTCCTGGAGTATCTATTTCGCCCTGCAGAAGCACTACGCCCATCACTACAGTGGGCTGACCACGGTGTGCTACATGGTCTGGGCCGGGACGCTGCTGCTGTGCGTCTACCTGCCGGGGCTGGAGCAGGCGGTGACCCGCGCTTCGCTGCGGGTGAATGTCGCGGTACTGGTGCTGGGGATCTTTCCCAGTGCCCTGGCCTACCTGGCCTGGGCCTATGTGCTGACGCATTCGGCGGTCAGTCGCTCAGCGGTTGCACTGTACCTGATTCCGCCGGTGGCGATCGTCATGGCGGCGCTGGTGCTGGGCGTCGGGGTGTCGCCGCTGGTGCTGCTGGGGGGCGCGGTCGTGCTGGGCAGTGTGCTGGCGTTGCATCTCGAGGGACGTGCTGGTGCGGTTTCTGGCGGCGATGCCGGTTCCAGCAGGGGAAGTCCCCATGGGCCCGATTCGAAGGTGCTCGCGCCCCAGGTCCAGCCCCGTGGGGCGGACCTGAAGTGAGGTGATTCAGGGCTTGGACAAGGCGAGATCGACCGCGGCGATCAGTTTTCCCAGGTCCTTTGAGGGGGCTTTGTGAATGACGCCGAACAGGTAGGCACGCTGTTCATCCTCGTCGCCCATATCCGCGAAAAACACTTTCAGTTTTACCCCGAGCACATCAGCGAACAGAAACAGGGCTTCGACGCTGGGTGTGTAACTGCCGGTTTCGAAGCGGCTGATGGTTTTGGGGTCAAAACCGGTTCTCTCACCAAGTTCAGCCTGAGTCAGCCCCGCTACCTTGCGATAGCGTCTAATGGCCATACCCAAACTTGAAATTTCCATCGCTCAATTCCCATTTAGAATCAAGAACTTAACGATAAATCTTTGCATTAGACAACACCATGATTCATCACCTTCTATTGCATAATGTGATGCAATTCGTAGAATCGACGGATCGGACAGGTATTCGCTGATCGGGTTTCAGGTGGCGGCTTCATGAAGCAGGACATCCTGAACTTCATGTCGCGAGCACTGAACCGGGCCTTCGGGTGTCTGTTTCGCGGGTTTCAGCGGTCCATGCGTCGATCTGCTGACAACCTCGGTTTAACTCTAGTTGATCTTCGTCGAAGTTCTGCCGAACAGTGCGACGTGGCCCAGCCGTGGGCCGGGTATTGCGCACTGTCGTGGCGAACGGGTGCTTGTCTCTGCGGGGGCGGATGCCCTGCGCGAGCGGTTCAACCGGTAACTGCCCAGGTGAACTGAGCTCATGGACGAGATGTATCGCAAGGTTGTGGATGCAGCCGCCATTTTTTCCGAGACGGATCTGAACGGCCGCATCACCTACGTCAACGAACCGTTCTGCACGATCTCCGGCTATAGCCGCGAGGAGTTGCTGGGGCAGAACCATCGCCTGCTCAATTCCGGTTTTCACCCGGCGGAATTCTTCACCGACATGTGGCGCACGCTGGCCCTCGGGCAGGTGTGGAAGGGCGAGGTGTGCAACCGGGCCAAGGACGGGTCGCTGTTCTGGCTCGAGAGCACCATGGTGCCGTTGCTGGATGAGGTGACGGGAAGGGTGCGCAAGTACCTGTCGATCCGTTTCGATGTCAGTGAAAAGCAGCGTCTGCTGCACACCCTGCAGTGGCGGGTCGGCCATGACGTGCTGACCGGCCTGCCCAACCGGGCCTTTCTTTCCGAGCTGTTGAACCAGTCGCTGGAGTACGCCCGGCGCGAGCAGATCCCGCTGGCGGTGTGCATGCTCGACCTCGATGGCTTCAAGGCGATCAACGACAGCTACGGCCATGCCAGTGGCGATGCGTTGCTGGTGGAGGTCGCGGCACGGCTGCGCGGGGTCATGCGCGGCGAGGACGTGGTGGCGCGGCTGGCCGGCGACGAGTTCGTGCTGATCCTGCGTTACGTACGCAATAGCCAGGAGCTGCGTGCGGCGCTGCAACGGGTGTTGTGGGCTCTCGCGGCGCCGTACTCGCTCCACCAGCAGGAGGTGCATGTCCATGCCAGTATCGGCGTGACCCTGTTCCCGGAAGATGATGAGGATGCCGAGACCCTGTTGCGCCACGCGGACCAGGCCATGTACATGGCCAAGCAGGGTGGGCGCAACCGTTTCCAGCTGTTCGACGTGTCGCTGGACCAGGAGATCAGGGCGACCTACCAGACGGTGGAATTGCTGCGCCAGGCCCTGGCGGCCGACGAGCTGCGGCTGGTCTATCAGCCCAAGGTCAACCTGCGCAGCGGCCAGGTGGTCGGTTTCGAGGCACAGGTGTGTTGGCAGAGCCCGCAACGTGGCCTGCTCGAGTCCCATGAGTTCCTGCCGCTGGTGGCGCAGACGGAGGTGATCGGCGAGATCGGCGAGTGGGCGATCGAGCGTGTGCTGGTGCAGATCCGCGACTGGCTGCGGGCAGGGTTCGAATGGCCGGTCAGCCTGGATGTCGCCGCCCGGCACTTCCAGCGCGCGGACTTTGTCCCGCGGTTGCGCTCGCTGCTGGCCCGCTATGTCGAGGTGCCTGCGTGGATGCTGGACCTGGAGATCGTCGAGTCGGTGGCGATCGAGAACATCCAGCGCGTCAGCCAGTGCCTGCACGCCTGCCAGGCGCTGGGGGTGCGGTTTTCCCTGGACGACTTCGGTACCGGCTATTCGTCCCTGAGCTACCTCAAGCGCCTGCCGACCGAGACCATCAAGATCGACCCTTCCTTCGTTCGCGACATTCTCCATGACCAGGACGACCTGGCCCTGACCACCGCGATCATCGGCCTGGCCCGGGCCTTTGGCCGGGAGGTGGTAGCCGAGGGGTTGGAGACCGCCGAGCAGGGTCAGTTGCTGGTGAGCCTGGGGTGCGACGTGGCGCAGGGCCAGTTCATTGCCCGGCCGATGGGGGCGACGCAGGTGCCCGGTTGGGTACGGGCGTTTGCCCCTTCGCCACTCTGGCGTGCCTTGCCCGCACCCTAGGCTATTGCTGGGACGGCCTGTTTGCGGTGTAGCGCTCGATGATCGCGTCGACTTCACCGGACATCTTCATGCGTAGCAGTGTTCGCAGGATCTGTTGCACCGGCAGAGCCGGGTCGTTGCGCACCGCGCAGCCGACCCCTTGTTCCGTCAGCACCGCCACTTCGCGCAGTTGCTGTGATTCGGGAAGCGTGAGGTTGAAACGGTCCAGGTTCCACTGGTTGCTGACGGCATAGTGATAACGACCCGCGGCGAGCTTCTGCAGGACCTGTTCCTGGTTGCGGGCATCGTCGCGTACCAACTGGCCGTTGTCGAACAGCGGTTGCAGGGTCGGGTAGGTGTAGCCCAGCACCGTACCGATCAGTTGCCGGGGCAGTTCCCTCGGGTCGGCCTGGAGCGGATAGGCGGCATTGCTGATCAGCACGTCGCGCTGGGTCAGCAGGGGTGTACTCCATATATAGTCGGCCTGCTGGTTCGGCAGCCAGGGCTGCGCGGTATAGCAGTTCACGTCGATATCGCCGTGCTGCATGGCAAGCTGTACCCGTGCCCGTGCCAGCACGTGAAACTCGGCGGGCTTTCCGACCTGTCGGGACAGGCTGGTCATCAGGTCATAGAGAATGCCCTGGGTCGGCTGGCCGTTCTCGATCTGGACCTGCGGCATCGCCCAGCTGTCGGCCACGGCGAAGCGCAGCGGCGTGGGTTCGGCGAAGCAGTTGGCGGTGATCAGCGCAAGGACGCCCCACACTAGACGCATCAGGTTCTCCCTCGGGAGTACGACGTTCGGGCTGCGGATTGTCCCACAAACTGTGCCCCAGGCAGATTAGAGAAGCACGCCGGATGCAATTTCGCCCCTGCTCCGCTAGCATTAGCGGTCTTCCGCTTTCCAGATGCGACGGTTATCGATGAGTTATCAGGTTCTTGCACGTAAATGGCGTCCGCGCTCGTTCCGCGAAATGGTCGGCCAGACCCATGTGCTCAAGGCGCTGATCAATGCTCTGGACAGCCAGCGGCTGCACCACGCCTACCTGTTCACCGGTACCCGCGGGGTGGGCAAGACCACCATCGCGCGAATCATCGCCAAGTGCCTGAACTGCGAAACCGGTATCACCTCCTCGCCTTGCGGCAGCTGTTCGGTGTGCCGCGAGATCGACGAAGGGCGTTTCGTCGACCTGATCGAGATCGACGCCGCGAGCCGCACCAAGGTCGAGGATACCCGCGAGCTGCTGGATAACGTGCAGTACGCACCGAGCCGTGGGCGCTTCAAGGTCTACCTGATCGACGAAGTGCACATGCTGTCCAGCCACTCGTTCAACGCCTTGCTGAAAACCCTGGAAGAGCCGCCGCCCTACGTCAAGTTCATCCTGGCGACCACCGACCCGCAGAAACTTCCGGCAACGATTTTGTCACGCTGCCTGCAGTTCTCCCTGAAGAACATGACCCCGGAGCGGGTGGTCGAGCATCTGACCCACGTCCTCGGGGTCGAGAACGTGCCGTTCGAAGACGACGCCCTGTGGCTGCTCGGGCGTGCGGCCGACGGTTCGATGCGCGACGCCATGAGCCTGACCGACCAGGCCATTGCCTTCGGCGAAGGCAAGGTCCTGGCCAGTGATGTGCGGGCCATGCTCGGCACGCTGGACCATGGCCAGGTCTACGACGTGCTGCATGCGTTGATCGAGGGTGACGCCAAGGCGCTGCTCGAAGCCGTGCGCCATCTGGCCGAGCAGGGGCCGGACTGGAACGGCGTGCTTTCGGAAATCCTCAACGTGCTGCATCGTGTGGCGATTGCCCAGGCGCTGCCGGAGGGCGTCGATAACGGCCATGGCGATCGTGACCGGGTGTTGGCCCTGGCCCAGGCGCTGCCGGCCGAGGACGTGCAGTTCTACTACCAGATGGGCCTGATCGGTCGACGCGACCTGCCGCTGGCGCCGGACCCGCGTGGCGGCTTCGAGATGGTGCTGTTGCGCATGCTTGCCTTCCGCCCGGCCGACAGTGCTGCCGCACCCAGGCAGCCACTAAAGCCAGTGGGGATCAGCCAGGCCACAGTTGATTCCGCGAACAAGGTGGCGGGGCCGGCAACTGTCGCGCCGATAGCGGCAGCCGTGGCCCCGGTGGCCGAGGTGCCTGCCGCGCCGGTTGCAGCACCTGTTGCGCCGGAGCCCACCCCGGCTCCCGCAGTCGAGGTCGCGCCTGAGCCGGTTGCCGAAGTGGCTCCCGCAACTGAACCCGAACCGGCCGCCCCGGCAGTCGAGGAAATCGACCTGCCCTGGAACGAGCCAGCCCAGGTGCCGAGCCAGGCGACGGCCCCCGAGCCCGAGCCCGAGCCCGTGGCCGAGCGCGAGCCGCAGGTTGTCGTCGAACATCCGGCCCCGGTGCCGCCGGTGGCTCCCGAAAACAGCGTGCAGGCTGCTCCCGAATGGGCGGCTGCGCCGATCCCCGATTCGGTCCCGGCCCAGATGGCCAGCACCGTGGCAGGTCCCGACCGCGACGACGAGCCGCCGCTGGACGAAGACTACATCGAGCCGGACATGGATTCGGCCTACAGTTACCTGGATGAACTGGCGAGCGAACATGCCGCCGAGCTGGAGCCACAACCTGAGCCCGAGCCGCTGCCTGCGGCGCAACCGGCTACTGGCTTGGCGCTGGAATGGTTGCAACTGTTCCCGAAACTGCCGATATCCGGCATGACCGGCAGCATCGCGGCCAACTGCACCCTGATCGCGGTCAACGGTGACGACTGGCTGCTGCACCTGGACCCCGCCCACAGTGCGCTGTTCAACCCGACCCAGCAGCGGCGCCTCAATGAAGCGCTGAACCAGTACCATGGACGGACGCTGAAGCTGAACATCGAGCTGATCAAGCCCGAGCAGGAGACCCCGGCCCAGGCGGCGGCCCGCCGTCGGCACGAGCGGCAGAACGAGGCCATTGCCTCGATTCATGCCGATCCGTTCATCCAGCAAATGATGCAACAGTTCGGCGCGGTGGTCCGTGACGATACTATTGAACCTGTCGATGCCCTGGTGACCCAGGGCTAATAACTGAAGGACGCGAGGCGCGAGCCTTGCATCCATTGTCCAAGCAACTTTGAGGTGATTCCCATGATGAAGGGTGGCATGGCCGGCCTGATGAAGCAGGCGCAGCAGATGCAGGAAAAAATGGCCAAGATGCAGGAAGAACTGGCCAACGCTGAAGTCACCGGCAAGGCTGGCGGCGACATGGTCACCGTGGTCATGACCGGCCGTCATGACGTCAAGCGCGTGAGCATCGACCCAAGCCTGCTCGAAGGCGTCAGCGATGACGATCGTGAAGTACTGGAAGACCTGTTTGCCGCCGCCGTCAACGACGCCGTGCGCAAGATCGAAGCCAACAGCGCCGACAAGATGTCCGGCATGACCGCTGGCATGCAGCTGCCACCGGGCTTCAAGATGCCGTTCTAAGGCAACTTGCCGTTCAACAATGCCAGGCCTGACGCCTGGCATTGTCGTTTCCGGGGTTTGCTGCCCGCGTATTTGACGCTGGCCGGAGCCGCGGGTATAAACCGCCTCTCGCAGTTTTGTCGGACCTATCGCCCATGAGCTTCAGCCCCCTGATTCGCCAACTGATCGACGCCTTTCGGGTATTGCCCGGGGTCGGCCAGAAAACCGCCCAGCGCATGGCCCTGCAGCTGCTGGAGCGTGATCGCAGCGGCGGCTCGCGCCTGGCCCAGGCGTTGGCCCAGGCCATGGACGGGGTCGGGCACTGCCGCCAGTGCCGCACCCTGACCGAGGACGACCTGTGCCCGCAGTGTGCCGACCCTCGGCGCGACGACAGCCTGTTGTGCGTGGTCGAAGGGCCGATGGATGTCTACGCGGTGGAGCAGACCGGTTATCGCGGCCGCTACTTCGTGCTCAAGGGGCACCTGTCGCCACTCGACGGCCTGGGGCCGGAGGCCATTGGTATTCCACAACTGCTGGCTCGTATCGAGGAGCAGGGCAGTTTCACCGAAGTCATCCTGGCCACCAACCCGACGGTCGAGGGTGAAGCCACCGCGCACTACATTGCCCAATTGCTCACCAACAAAGGCCTGGTCACCTCGCGTATCGCCCATGGCGTACCGCTTGGCGGTGAGCTGGAGCTGGTGGACGGCGGAACCCTCGCGCATTCGTTTGCCGGGCGCAAGCCGATCAGCCTGTAGCTGTTGCCGGCGTCCCGTTGGTGGGGCGCCTGGCCCGCTTGACCTGCCGGTGCTTCAGGACGTCAGCAGCAGCACGATCTGCTCCAGGCGGGTGTTGGCGACCCAGGCCACCAGCGTGCCGACGATTGTCGCCCCGCCGGCCATGTAGGCGAGGCGTGCGCGGATGGATTTCACATCGCTGCGTACTTCGCCGAGGTCGCGGTGGATGTACTCGAAGCGGGTTTCCAATTCGGTGATGCGAGGTTCCATGAGGTTGCCTCCAGTGGGGTCGTTCGGCTTGGCCGAGGCGGTCGGTGGGGGGCATGGCCGCAACGGCTCATGATTGTCCGGCC of the Pseudomonas vanderleydeniana genome contains:
- a CDS encoding kinase inhibitor — protein: MKTALFLAALSLSVAAQAADLTLTSHDISDGKPLSSREVFQGFGCTGGNTSPQLSWRNAPAGTKSFAITAYDPDAPTGSGWWHWTVVNLPASTHELPSGAGSTGGQLPAGAIQGRTDYGQPGFGGACPPPGDKPHRYQFTVWALKADKLPVDEQSSGAMVGYMLNANTLGKATLTATYGRP
- a CDS encoding type II toxin-antitoxin system Phd/YefM family antitoxin; its protein translation is MQQVKYGVNDAQDSLEFILEQVTHGTEVVIVRHGIEIARITPVEGLANRGITPMSVPYELR
- a CDS encoding DUF2167 domain-containing protein; the encoded protein is MKHLRQLLAAVLLSATTLPAIAASTPAPAPTASEQPHQSAEQWLATLKQQHGNITLPGGIASLQLNNEFYYLSPSDTERLLTEAWGNPPGHKTLGMIIPTAVSPLADNGWGVIISYKNDGHISDDDAAKIDYADLLKQMKADDEEDNKERRKEGYAGLTLLGWAEPPSYDQATHKMYWARELKADDADQTTLNYSIRVLGREGVLELNAVAAMADLQTIKQETPKILAFTNFTDGNRYADYDSKTDKLAPYGLAALVAGGIAAKAGLFAKIGVALLAFKKFIILGLVAIAGFFGKLFKRKQS
- a CDS encoding helix-turn-helix transcriptional regulator, with the protein product MNAPAGPQHRESRLGTSVIQARQPHALQRVPIFVTTLCRIRQGEKLMSWDDRQMRVGSRHLILLPAGREVAINNYPGVQGYYIADTVSFPTQLLRAFSARHGQQINALPNPIGPQELCVPLDRHTTHAWESLLQAINSDAPDALRSHYAEAVLLALTLGGWAGPVLLDRRDPLCERVQQIVMSAPARDWTVADVAERLHLGASTLRRQLANEDDSFSNILENVRLGMALHWLQTTPRPIGEIAAASGYASASRFAVRFRKHYGLSPRELRAAI
- a CDS encoding DMT family transporter; translated protein: MKALPSIKVSLATASVILCWAYSPTGIHIGLEHYSPGHLALLRFLVASVFMAGVALVKGIALPRLRDLPWLFVLGFFAIFLHHVSINYGQQWVTPGAGSVLAQSTPLFSTLIAYFWLKEAVTGWRWLGVFAGFVGVLLVIWGDRGIGTFNPQGFLIVLAALSWSIYFALQKHYAHHYSGLTTVCYMVWAGTLLLCVYLPGLEQAVTRASLRVNVAVLVLGIFPSALAYLAWAYVLTHSAVSRSAVALYLIPPVAIVMAALVLGVGVSPLVLLGGAVVLGSVLALHLEGRAGAVSGGDAGSSRGSPHGPDSKVLAPQVQPRGADLK
- a CDS encoding LysR family transcriptional regulator, whose product is MELAQMRMVKAVAETGSIALAAQRLHCVPSNITTRIKQLEGELGTELFVRAGRGLSISPAGQIFLEYCSRILDLVDEARRAVDANTRPSGTLRIGAIESCATVHLPALLAEYHRTYPEVSLELITGTWTQLMEDVRQRRLDGALVAAEIHHPKIATTALYRENLVLISAADSPPIHNAHDLLGRTLIMWPNGCPYRAALKNWVQEHDRHPPIASYGSWGTIIGSVNAGAGVSLVPEGILRRFEQSTGLATYRFEELTPVQNSFIWHRETTRHPAREAFAKLLQERLELPSQ
- a CDS encoding helix-turn-helix domain-containing protein, with the protein product MEISSLGMAIRRYRKVAGLTQAELGERTGFDPKTISRFETGSYTPSVEALFLFADVLGVKLKVFFADMGDEDEQRAYLFGVIHKAPSKDLGKLIAAVDLALSKP
- a CDS encoding YitT family protein, whose product is MSSADELAGLPVSYPRHSLLDDAYGLFIGIAFAATGIAILGKSGLITGGIAGMALLGSFISSYTPSVLVPAINVPFLLFALFTMGRAFTLKSVLVSFALGLGVSLVSPLLSASGINPDIGCILGGTFLGMGILCLARHNASMGGTGSVVLWIQRRFSINAGIAQLACDAALFIVASLYLPLEKMVWSLLGTVAMNAILIIWHKPGRYRG